One genomic segment of Actinoplanes ianthinogenes includes these proteins:
- a CDS encoding S8 family serine peptidase has translation MRRRIIAGAIVAATGLALLTGAPGPAVAEPTAVTDYTVVAADGASAADATAAIKAAGGTIVSANDAVGVYRVTSTDATFESKATASDALVGATQRKAIGYAPNGMERVEKGLSGNGGKGKGHGPAKADPLDDKLWGLAVIKADKARKIESGDKGVTVGVLDTGLDASNPDLAPNFSTKLSRNFAPDIPAIDNVFIDGVDQGCEVPSCVDPVGTDDGGHGTHVAGTIGAALNGSGISGVAPDVTLVELKGGQDSGYFFLDPVVNALTYAGDHGIDVVNMSFYVDPWLYNCTANPADNPQAQAEQQAIITGMKRALNYAHARGVTMFGALGNNHEDLGKPRTDTSSPDYGGAPYSRPIDNSSCWDLPVEGPHVIGVSAVGPSTTKADYSNYGLEQISVAAPGGFARDGFGTDTYNTPGNRILSSYPLKVLQEEGLVDEAGNITTAGASTVFKDCTKAGKCGYYTYLQGTSMASPHAAGVGALIVSRYGIPDFRRGGKTLPPALVEQILYRTAAEHACPEPRLKSYAQEGRPAEYDALCEGGKNFNGFYGYGIVDAYAAVGGR, from the coding sequence ATGAGAAGACGCATCATCGCTGGAGCCATCGTCGCCGCGACCGGCCTGGCGTTGCTCACCGGTGCACCGGGCCCCGCCGTGGCGGAGCCGACGGCGGTCACCGATTACACCGTGGTGGCCGCCGACGGCGCCTCCGCCGCGGACGCCACCGCCGCGATCAAGGCGGCCGGCGGCACCATCGTCAGTGCCAACGACGCCGTCGGTGTATACCGGGTCACCTCGACCGACGCGACGTTCGAGAGCAAGGCGACCGCCTCGGACGCGCTGGTCGGGGCGACCCAGCGCAAGGCCATCGGCTACGCGCCGAACGGCATGGAGAGGGTGGAGAAGGGCCTCTCCGGGAACGGCGGCAAGGGCAAGGGCCACGGCCCGGCCAAGGCCGACCCGCTGGACGACAAGCTCTGGGGCCTGGCCGTGATCAAGGCCGACAAGGCTCGCAAGATCGAGTCGGGCGACAAGGGCGTGACCGTCGGCGTGCTGGACACCGGCCTTGACGCCTCGAACCCGGACCTCGCGCCCAACTTCAGCACCAAGCTGTCCCGCAACTTCGCGCCGGACATCCCGGCGATCGACAACGTCTTCATCGACGGCGTCGACCAGGGCTGTGAGGTGCCCAGCTGCGTCGACCCGGTCGGCACCGACGACGGCGGGCACGGCACCCACGTGGCCGGCACCATCGGCGCCGCGCTCAACGGCAGCGGGATCTCCGGCGTCGCGCCGGACGTCACCCTGGTCGAGCTCAAGGGTGGCCAGGACTCCGGCTACTTCTTCCTCGACCCGGTGGTCAACGCCCTGACGTACGCCGGCGACCACGGCATCGACGTGGTCAACATGTCGTTCTACGTCGACCCGTGGCTCTACAACTGCACGGCCAACCCGGCGGACAACCCGCAGGCGCAGGCCGAGCAGCAGGCCATCATCACCGGCATGAAGCGGGCGCTGAACTACGCGCACGCCCGCGGCGTGACCATGTTCGGCGCGCTCGGCAACAACCACGAGGACCTGGGCAAGCCGCGCACCGACACCTCCAGCCCGGACTACGGCGGCGCCCCGTACTCGCGGCCGATCGACAACTCGTCCTGCTGGGACCTGCCGGTCGAGGGCCCGCACGTCATCGGCGTCTCGGCGGTCGGCCCGTCCACCACCAAGGCGGACTACTCCAACTACGGCCTGGAGCAGATCTCGGTCGCCGCGCCGGGCGGGTTCGCCCGGGACGGCTTCGGCACCGACACCTACAACACGCCGGGCAACCGCATCCTCTCCAGCTACCCGCTGAAGGTGCTGCAGGAGGAGGGCCTGGTCGACGAGGCCGGCAACATCACCACGGCCGGTGCGAGCACGGTGTTCAAGGACTGCACCAAGGCCGGCAAGTGCGGCTACTACACGTACCTGCAGGGCACCTCGATGGCCTCGCCGCACGCGGCCGGCGTCGGCGCCCTGATCGTCAGCCGGTACGGCATCCCGGACTTCCGCCGCGGCGGCAAGACCCTGCCCCCGGCCCTGGTCGAGCAGATCCTGTACCGCACGGCCGCCGAGCACGCCTGCCCGGAGCCGCGCCTGAAGAGCTACGCGCAGGAGGGCCGCCCGGCCGAGTACGACGCTCTCTGTGAGGGCGGGAAGAACTTCAACGGCTTCTACGGGTACGGCATCGTGGACGCCTACGCCGCGGTCGGCGGGCGCTGA
- a CDS encoding ABC transporter ATP-binding protein: MATVTYAKASRIYPGSERPAVNELNLEIGDGEFLVLVGPSGCGKSTSLRMLAGLEDVDRGQILINDKDVTHLPPKSRDIAMVFQNYALYPHMTVYENMAFALKLRKTPKAEIDRAVKEAAGLLQLEEYLTRKPKALSGGQRQRVAMGRAIVRQPQVFLMDEPLSNLDAKLRVQTRSQIATLQAKLGVTTVYVTHDQVEAMTMGHRVAVMLDGVLQQVDTPRALYDTPGNVFVAGFMGSPAMNIKTVPLTEAGGVFGSLTIPLTREQVAAAQSGDGKVTVGFRPEAADIVPESIDALPIVVDLVEDLGSDANVYGHAELAGGSERFVVRTERRNMPHMGETVYIRPQANALHVFHAGSGQRI, encoded by the coding sequence GTGGCTACTGTCACCTACGCGAAGGCCTCCCGGATCTACCCGGGTTCTGAGCGCCCCGCGGTCAACGAGCTCAACCTCGAGATCGGCGACGGCGAGTTCCTCGTCCTCGTCGGCCCCTCCGGCTGTGGTAAGTCCACGAGCCTGCGCATGCTCGCCGGCCTGGAGGACGTCGACCGTGGTCAGATCCTGATCAACGACAAGGACGTCACCCACCTCCCGCCGAAGTCTCGCGACATCGCGATGGTGTTCCAGAACTACGCGCTGTACCCGCACATGACGGTGTACGAGAACATGGCGTTCGCCCTGAAGCTGCGCAAGACCCCGAAGGCGGAGATCGACCGCGCCGTCAAGGAGGCCGCGGGCCTGCTCCAGCTCGAGGAGTACCTGACCCGTAAGCCGAAGGCGCTCTCCGGTGGTCAGCGTCAGCGTGTCGCCATGGGCCGCGCGATCGTGCGTCAGCCGCAGGTGTTCCTCATGGACGAGCCGCTGTCGAACCTCGACGCCAAGCTCCGCGTCCAGACCCGTTCGCAGATCGCCACTCTCCAGGCGAAGCTCGGCGTCACCACCGTCTACGTCACCCACGACCAGGTCGAGGCCATGACCATGGGTCACCGGGTCGCGGTCATGCTGGACGGCGTGCTCCAGCAGGTGGACACCCCGCGGGCGCTCTACGACACCCCCGGCAACGTCTTCGTCGCCGGCTTCATGGGCTCCCCGGCCATGAACATCAAGACCGTTCCGCTGACCGAGGCGGGCGGCGTCTTCGGCTCGCTGACCATCCCGCTGACCCGCGAGCAGGTCGCCGCGGCGCAGAGCGGCGACGGCAAGGTCACCGTCGGCTTCCGCCCGGAGGCCGCGGACATCGTCCCCGAGTCGATCGACGCGCTGCCGATCGTCGTGGACCTGGTCGAGGACCTCGGCTCGGACGCGAACGTGTACGGCCACGCCGAGCTGGCCGGTGGTTCGGAGCGGTTCGTGGTGCGCACCGAGCGTCGCAACATGCCGCACATGGGCGAGACCGTCTACATCCGCCCGCAGGCGAACGCGCTGCACGTCTTCCACGCCGGCTCCGGCCAGCGGATCTGA
- a CDS encoding MSMEG_6728 family protein, with product MQTFLPYPDFLSSARVLDQKRLGKQRVETIQVLRGLTVADYGWRHHPAVQMWRGYEEALVRYGLAMCEVWTATGRADTCATTLVDDLRAAKGITVVRTQEQLARVVALPPWLGDPDLHRSHQSALLRKDPETYRPIFGDVPDDLPYVWPVAAASPR from the coding sequence ATGCAGACTTTTCTGCCATACCCGGATTTTCTGTCCAGCGCCCGGGTACTGGACCAGAAGCGGCTCGGCAAGCAGCGGGTGGAGACCATCCAGGTGCTGCGGGGGCTCACCGTCGCGGACTACGGCTGGCGGCACCACCCCGCGGTCCAGATGTGGCGCGGTTACGAGGAGGCGCTGGTCCGGTACGGCCTGGCCATGTGCGAGGTGTGGACCGCGACCGGCCGGGCCGACACCTGCGCCACCACGCTGGTGGACGATCTGCGCGCCGCCAAGGGCATCACCGTGGTGCGCACCCAGGAACAGCTCGCCCGGGTGGTCGCCCTGCCGCCCTGGCTCGGCGACCCGGATCTGCATCGCAGTCACCAGTCCGCGCTGCTGCGCAAGGACCCGGAGACGTACCGTCCGATCTTCGGCGACGTCCCGGACGACCTCCCGTACGTCTGGCCGGTCGCCGCCGCAAGCCCGCGCTAG
- a CDS encoding thaumatin family protein: MPVHAAGVHTVVMVNATARVLWVAATQQKEHPIAKTRWRLRPGESASVRLPKGWGGRIWARTGCEVDGGGRTVCQSGYCADGEKCVQPDPAPTTLAEFALDAWNGLDFYDVSMVDGSNLPMWINVFHTTTKDPVNARGCSAQGCTEPVACPAAMRVTHGGTTVACKNPCTAFDTDETCCRGAWAGRENCVPARWKVDYTQVFKRAEPFAYSYAFDDSATMSCKGACDYRVTFGLSPARR; encoded by the coding sequence GTGCCGGTGCATGCGGCGGGGGTGCACACGGTGGTGATGGTGAACGCCACGGCGCGGGTGTTGTGGGTGGCGGCTACGCAGCAGAAGGAGCATCCGATCGCGAAGACGCGGTGGCGGCTGCGGCCTGGGGAATCCGCCAGTGTGCGGTTGCCGAAAGGGTGGGGTGGGCGGATCTGGGCGCGGACCGGCTGCGAGGTCGACGGCGGCGGGCGGACCGTGTGCCAGTCCGGGTACTGCGCCGACGGCGAGAAGTGCGTGCAGCCGGATCCGGCGCCGACCACGCTGGCCGAGTTCGCCCTGGACGCCTGGAACGGCCTGGACTTCTACGACGTGAGCATGGTCGACGGGTCGAACCTGCCGATGTGGATCAATGTCTTCCACACCACGACGAAGGATCCGGTGAACGCCCGTGGCTGCTCCGCCCAGGGCTGCACCGAGCCGGTCGCCTGCCCCGCCGCGATGCGGGTGACCCACGGCGGGACGACGGTGGCCTGCAAGAACCCGTGCACCGCGTTCGACACCGACGAGACCTGCTGCCGGGGCGCCTGGGCCGGGCGGGAGAACTGCGTGCCGGCCAGGTGGAAGGTCGACTACACCCAGGTCTTCAAGAGGGCCGAGCCGTTCGCGTACTCCTACGCCTTCGACGACTCGGCCACCATGTCCTGCAAGGGCGCCTGCGATTACCGCGTCACCTTCGGACTGAGCCCGGCCCGGCGGTGA
- a CDS encoding PQQ-binding-like beta-propeller repeat protein, protein MPVPGDGSDETAAATPPDQDPLRYASGTAAAATPTPTPSTAPHEPPPRTDTRVGPPRTPPAADEPSIRFAQPVDPWAEAEAAARESGSPPPYSMAPPATVTAATEAGPTWPVATTGEAGGRRSYRKGWWILGGAAAAATVALTVTAAYLFWPGFRALDFHDLQDVARLDPAVPITSGWAQTAVRGDRAYLAGTSESGEAVVTAYDLDAGRELWKSTKAGTARAWSRIWALPGAAVLLTEPDYTTSTARLVVLDGRTGAVRWEKTLHSSDDDVQFGADIVLVEDHDAKTLHGYELATGEERWHADNPAGTSLGGQIPVTGQDDLDGTSGTQGSVTTPDLSDGDQVVQFASDRSARVINVHDGTIGPSRADVAYGSSEWKVAHDGRLFVEESSSHRLLAYDLKNFDTSEPQLLYTAKKDGTVSSLAPCGDDRICFIETQSYAYDRSEVVAVDLEQHREVWRKTTPRAKWLIPVGDTVLAVGDESTTLYDADGKPEWEGLKGTAARLDGGNVLRFSDDLSTSVGDRYLDGVHLGDTKVPIGALQDVRSSSCSWNTSVVACAGEKDFVIKQFAG, encoded by the coding sequence ATGCCAGTTCCGGGTGACGGCTCCGACGAGACCGCGGCCGCCACACCACCAGATCAAGACCCTTTACGGTACGCGTCGGGCACGGCCGCCGCGGCCACCCCGACACCCACGCCGTCCACCGCGCCGCACGAGCCGCCGCCGCGGACCGACACCCGGGTCGGCCCGCCGCGCACACCGCCGGCGGCCGACGAGCCGTCGATCCGTTTCGCCCAGCCGGTCGACCCGTGGGCCGAGGCGGAGGCGGCGGCTCGCGAGTCCGGCAGCCCGCCGCCGTACTCGATGGCGCCCCCGGCCACCGTGACGGCGGCGACCGAGGCCGGGCCGACCTGGCCGGTCGCCACCACGGGCGAGGCGGGCGGCCGGCGGTCGTACCGTAAAGGGTGGTGGATCCTCGGTGGGGCGGCAGCGGCCGCGACCGTCGCGCTCACCGTGACCGCCGCCTACCTGTTCTGGCCCGGCTTCCGGGCCCTGGACTTCCACGACCTGCAAGACGTCGCCCGCCTCGACCCGGCCGTGCCGATCACGTCGGGCTGGGCGCAGACCGCGGTGCGTGGCGACCGGGCCTACCTCGCCGGCACCAGCGAGTCCGGCGAGGCCGTGGTGACCGCCTACGACCTCGATGCCGGCCGGGAGCTCTGGAAAAGCACGAAGGCCGGCACGGCGCGCGCCTGGTCCCGGATCTGGGCGCTGCCCGGAGCCGCGGTGCTGCTCACCGAGCCGGACTACACCACGAGCACCGCCCGCCTGGTGGTGCTGGACGGCAGGACCGGCGCGGTGCGCTGGGAGAAAACGCTGCACAGCTCGGACGACGACGTGCAGTTCGGCGCCGACATCGTGCTGGTCGAGGACCACGACGCGAAGACGCTGCACGGTTACGAACTGGCCACCGGCGAGGAGCGCTGGCACGCCGACAACCCGGCCGGCACCTCGCTGGGCGGCCAGATCCCGGTGACCGGCCAGGACGATCTGGACGGGACGTCCGGCACCCAGGGCAGCGTGACCACCCCGGACCTGAGCGACGGCGACCAGGTGGTGCAGTTCGCCAGTGACCGCTCGGCCCGGGTGATCAACGTGCACGACGGCACGATCGGCCCGTCGCGGGCGGACGTCGCCTACGGCAGCAGCGAGTGGAAGGTCGCGCACGACGGCCGGCTCTTCGTCGAGGAGTCCAGCAGCCACCGGCTGCTCGCCTACGACCTGAAGAATTTCGACACCAGTGAGCCGCAGCTGCTGTACACCGCGAAGAAGGACGGCACGGTCAGCAGCCTCGCGCCGTGCGGCGACGACCGGATCTGCTTCATCGAGACACAGTCCTACGCCTACGACAGGTCCGAGGTGGTGGCCGTCGACCTGGAGCAGCACCGGGAGGTGTGGCGCAAGACCACGCCGCGGGCCAAGTGGCTGATCCCGGTCGGCGACACGGTGCTGGCCGTCGGCGACGAGTCGACCACGCTCTACGACGCCGACGGCAAGCCGGAGTGGGAGGGCCTGAAAGGCACGGCCGCCCGGCTCGACGGCGGCAACGTGCTGCGCTTCTCCGACGACCTGTCCACCTCGGTCGGCGACCGGTACCTCGACGGCGTGCACCTCGGCGACACCAAGGTGCCGATCGGGGCGTTGCAGGACGTGCGCAGCAGCAGCTGCTCGTGGAACACGTCGGTGGTGGCCTGCGCCGGCGAGAAAGACTTCGTGATCAAGCAGTTCGCCGGCTGA
- the rlmB gene encoding 23S rRNA (guanosine(2251)-2'-O)-methyltransferase RlmB, translated as MPGNSQNASKRTTSKKGAAGGSGGKNRSGLKGRGKTLPADERPWHKGYSGTEKLPEKTARKQEKERRAAAAEGRAPKVGQPGTKDTTWGRSGGRAPGITRAQTTRGGGRAAGPRGPRVAPGRRSNPIKEGPELLLGRNPVVEALRALVPATALYVAQGIDIDERVAEAVRTSGDRGIPILEISRAELDRLTGGVLHQGIGLQVPPFAYENFDDLVAAALEQTAPLLVALDGITDPRNVGAVIRSVAAFGGHGVFMTERRAAGITATAWRTSAGAAARVPVSQVVNLTRAIKSAQKQGFTAIGLDADGETDLYQLEAAVGPLLVVVGSEGRGLSRLVGETCDLRVSIPMASDVESLNASVAAAVTLAEVARRRSL; from the coding sequence ATGCCGGGTAATTCACAGAACGCGAGCAAGCGGACCACCTCGAAGAAGGGCGCCGCGGGCGGCTCCGGCGGAAAGAACCGCTCCGGGCTCAAGGGCCGGGGCAAGACCCTGCCCGCCGACGAGCGCCCCTGGCACAAGGGTTATTCGGGCACCGAGAAACTGCCCGAGAAAACCGCCCGCAAGCAGGAGAAGGAGCGCCGCGCCGCGGCTGCCGAGGGCCGCGCGCCCAAGGTCGGCCAGCCCGGGACGAAAGACACCACCTGGGGCCGGAGCGGCGGTCGCGCGCCCGGCATCACCCGCGCTCAGACCACCCGCGGCGGTGGCCGGGCCGCCGGTCCACGCGGCCCGCGGGTCGCGCCGGGGCGCCGGTCCAACCCCATCAAGGAAGGCCCCGAGCTGCTGCTCGGCCGCAACCCGGTGGTCGAGGCGCTGCGCGCGCTGGTGCCGGCCACGGCGCTGTACGTGGCGCAGGGCATCGACATCGACGAGCGGGTCGCCGAGGCGGTCCGCACCTCCGGCGACCGGGGCATCCCGATCCTGGAGATCAGCCGGGCCGAGCTGGACCGGCTGACCGGTGGCGTGCTGCACCAGGGCATCGGCCTCCAGGTGCCGCCGTTCGCCTATGAGAACTTCGACGACCTGGTCGCCGCGGCGCTGGAGCAGACCGCGCCGCTGCTGGTCGCCCTGGACGGGATCACCGACCCGCGCAACGTGGGTGCGGTGATCCGGTCGGTGGCCGCGTTCGGCGGGCACGGCGTCTTCATGACCGAGCGGCGGGCGGCGGGCATCACCGCGACCGCGTGGCGCACCAGCGCCGGCGCGGCCGCCCGGGTGCCGGTCTCCCAGGTGGTGAACCTGACCCGGGCGATCAAGTCGGCGCAGAAGCAGGGCTTCACCGCGATCGGCCTGGACGCCGACGGCGAGACCGATCTCTACCAGTTGGAGGCCGCGGTCGGTCCGCTGCTGGTGGTGGTCGGCTCCGAGGGCCGCGGCCTGTCCCGGCTGGTCGGCGAGACCTGTGACCTGCGGGTCAGCATCCCGATGGCCTCGGACGTGGAGTCGCTCAACGCCAGCGTCGCGGCCGCGGTCACGCTGGCCGAGGTCGCTCGGCGCCGCAGCCTCTGA
- a CDS encoding class II fumarate hydratase encodes MGEVRVPAAALWRAQTQRAVENFPISGRGLEPAHIRALARIKGAAARANAELGVLDKELAEAIATAAAHVAAGGYDDQFPVDVFQTGSGTSSNMNANEVIATLASRAADRPVHPNDHVNASQSSNDVFPSSIHLAATEAVRDDLIPALEHLAGALREKAAAWSGVVKSGRTHLMDATPVTLGQEFSGYAQQVANGVERLTGTLPRLGELPLGGTAVGTGVNTPPGFAPAVIELLRQETGLPLTEARDHFEAQGARDALVEASGQLRVVAVGLYKIANDIRWMGSGPRAGLRELRLPDLQPGSSIMPGKVNPVVPEAVRQVCAQVIGNDATVAFAGTQGDFELNVMLPVMARNLLESIRLLAAAARQFADRCVAGLEANEEIARGYAEGSPSIVTPLNRFLGYDEAAAIAKQALASNRTIREVVIERGHVSAGTLTEAQLDEALDVLKMTRP; translated from the coding sequence ATGGGCGAGGTGCGGGTCCCCGCCGCCGCACTGTGGCGGGCGCAGACCCAGCGCGCGGTGGAGAACTTCCCGATCTCCGGGCGGGGCCTGGAGCCGGCGCACATCCGCGCGCTGGCCCGGATCAAGGGCGCCGCCGCCCGGGCCAACGCCGAGCTGGGGGTGCTGGACAAGGAGCTGGCCGAGGCGATCGCCACGGCCGCCGCACACGTGGCCGCCGGTGGTTACGACGACCAGTTCCCGGTCGACGTGTTCCAGACCGGCTCCGGCACCTCGTCGAACATGAACGCCAACGAGGTGATCGCCACCCTGGCGTCCCGGGCCGCCGACCGGCCGGTCCACCCGAACGATCACGTCAACGCGTCCCAGTCGAGCAACGACGTGTTCCCGTCGTCGATCCACCTGGCCGCCACCGAGGCGGTCCGCGACGACCTGATCCCGGCGCTCGAGCACCTGGCCGGCGCCCTGCGGGAGAAGGCCGCGGCCTGGTCCGGCGTGGTCAAGAGCGGGCGCACCCACCTGATGGACGCCACCCCGGTCACCCTGGGACAGGAGTTCTCCGGGTACGCCCAGCAGGTCGCCAACGGCGTCGAGCGGCTGACCGGCACCCTGCCCCGGCTCGGCGAGCTGCCGCTCGGCGGGACCGCGGTGGGCACCGGGGTGAACACCCCGCCCGGCTTCGCCCCCGCGGTGATCGAGCTGCTCCGCCAGGAGACCGGGCTGCCGCTCACCGAGGCCCGCGACCACTTCGAGGCGCAGGGCGCCCGGGACGCGCTGGTCGAGGCGTCCGGGCAGCTCCGGGTGGTGGCGGTCGGCCTCTACAAGATCGCCAACGACATCCGCTGGATGGGCTCCGGTCCCCGGGCCGGGCTGCGCGAGTTGCGCCTGCCCGACCTCCAGCCCGGCTCGTCGATCATGCCGGGCAAGGTGAACCCGGTGGTGCCCGAGGCGGTCCGGCAGGTCTGCGCCCAGGTGATCGGCAACGACGCGACGGTGGCCTTCGCCGGCACCCAGGGCGACTTCGAGCTGAACGTGATGCTCCCGGTGATGGCCCGCAACCTGCTGGAGTCGATCCGGCTGCTGGCCGCGGCCGCCCGGCAGTTCGCCGACCGCTGCGTGGCCGGCCTGGAGGCGAACGAGGAGATCGCCCGCGGGTACGCCGAGGGTTCCCCGTCGATCGTCACCCCGCTCAACCGCTTCCTCGGGTACGACGAGGCCGCGGCGATCGCCAAACAGGCGCTGGCCAGCAACCGGACGATCCGTGAGGTAGTGATCGAACGCGGTCACGTGAGCGCGGGCACCTTAACCGAGGCCCAGCTCGACGAGGCGCTTGATGTTCTGAAGATGACAAGGCCGTGA
- the cysS gene encoding cysteine--tRNA ligase encodes MTLRLYDTATRSVRDFVPMTPGQVGIYLCGVTVQSSPHIGHLRSAVNYDVLRRWLLHEGLAVTFIRNVTDVDDKILQKSLEQNRPYWAIAFENRLLLDRDYQALNVLPPTYEPLATGHITEMHDLIAELIERGHAYPAPAANGDVYFDVRSFAEYGALSGQNPDDMRSGGEVLERDKRDPRDFALWKGVKADEPQDAYWPSPWGRGRPGWHIECSAMARRYLGDEFDIHGGGLDLTFPHHENEVAQSKAAGLGFARFWVHHALLNLGDSKMSKSLGNVIDLAALTEAGIRPVELRYYLGSPHYRSRIDFTDEALREAAVAYKRIEGFVQRAAEIVGPGRPKAVPPAFAEAMNDDLNTSAALAVVHDTIREGNTALAAGDEPAIRGALTAVRAMLGVLGIDPLDTAWAGGEGGNDLKPVIDGLVALALEQRAQARARKDWAAADQVRDQLKNAGIQVEDTPAGPRWTVGEQH; translated from the coding sequence GTGACTCTTCGCTTGTATGACACCGCCACTCGATCGGTCCGGGACTTCGTCCCGATGACGCCCGGTCAGGTGGGGATCTACCTGTGTGGCGTCACCGTGCAATCCTCCCCGCACATCGGGCATCTCCGCTCGGCGGTCAACTACGACGTGCTGCGCCGATGGCTGCTGCACGAGGGGCTGGCCGTGACGTTCATCCGCAACGTCACCGACGTGGACGACAAGATCCTGCAGAAGTCGCTGGAGCAGAACCGGCCGTACTGGGCGATCGCCTTCGAGAACCGGCTGCTGCTCGACCGCGACTACCAGGCGCTGAACGTGCTGCCGCCGACCTACGAGCCGCTGGCCACCGGGCACATCACCGAGATGCACGACCTGATCGCCGAGCTGATCGAGCGCGGGCACGCGTACCCGGCGCCCGCCGCCAACGGTGACGTCTACTTCGACGTGCGCTCCTTCGCCGAGTACGGCGCGCTCTCCGGGCAGAATCCGGACGACATGCGCTCCGGCGGCGAGGTCCTGGAGCGGGACAAGCGGGACCCCCGCGACTTCGCCCTGTGGAAAGGGGTGAAGGCGGACGAGCCGCAGGACGCGTACTGGCCGTCTCCGTGGGGCCGTGGCCGGCCCGGCTGGCACATCGAGTGCTCCGCGATGGCCCGGCGTTACCTCGGCGACGAGTTCGACATCCACGGCGGCGGCCTGGACCTGACCTTCCCCCACCACGAGAACGAGGTGGCCCAGTCCAAGGCGGCGGGCCTCGGCTTCGCCCGGTTCTGGGTGCACCACGCGCTGCTCAACCTGGGCGACTCCAAGATGAGCAAGTCGCTGGGCAACGTCATCGACCTGGCCGCGCTGACCGAGGCCGGGATCCGCCCGGTCGAGCTGCGCTATTACCTGGGCAGCCCGCACTACCGCTCGCGGATCGACTTCACCGACGAGGCGCTGCGCGAGGCCGCGGTGGCTTACAAGCGGATCGAGGGCTTCGTGCAGCGGGCCGCCGAGATCGTCGGCCCGGGCCGGCCCAAGGCGGTGCCGCCGGCGTTCGCCGAGGCGATGAACGACGACTTGAACACGTCGGCCGCCCTGGCGGTCGTGCACGACACCATCCGGGAGGGCAACACCGCCCTCGCGGCCGGTGACGAGCCGGCCATCCGGGGCGCGCTGACCGCGGTCCGGGCGATGCTCGGCGTGCTCGGCATCGACCCGCTCGACACCGCCTGGGCCGGCGGTGAGGGCGGCAACGACCTGAAGCCGGTGATCGACGGACTCGTCGCGCTGGCTCTGGAACAGCGGGCTCAGGCCCGCGCACGGAAGGACTGGGCGGCCGCCGATCAGGTGCGGGACCAGCTCAAGAACGCGGGTATTCAGGTGGAGGACACTCCGGCCGGGCCGCGCTGGACGGTAGGAGAGCAGCACTGA
- a CDS encoding GNAT family N-acetyltransferase — translation MRIERVTSADEVHRAADLFDAPPLDEATRRFLHDPTHHLLVAYDDADRPVGMISGVETTHPDKGTEMLVYELGVAPAARLQGIGTALVTALAELARKNGCYGMWVATENDNAAALATYRSAGALEETTFTLLSWDLLD, via the coding sequence ATGCGGATCGAACGCGTCACCTCCGCCGATGAGGTGCATCGCGCGGCCGACCTCTTCGACGCGCCGCCGCTCGACGAGGCGACCCGCCGCTTCCTGCACGATCCGACCCATCACCTGCTGGTCGCCTACGACGACGCGGACCGCCCGGTCGGGATGATCTCCGGCGTGGAGACCACCCATCCGGACAAGGGCACCGAGATGCTGGTCTACGAGCTGGGCGTGGCCCCGGCGGCCCGGCTCCAGGGGATCGGGACCGCGCTGGTCACCGCGCTCGCCGAGCTGGCCCGCAAGAACGGGTGCTACGGCATGTGGGTGGCCACCGAGAACGACAACGCCGCCGCGCTGGCCACCTACCGGTCCGCGGGCGCGCTGGAGGAGACCACGTTCACGCTGCTCAGCTGGGATCTGCTGGACTAG